The stretch of DNA GGGGCGGATCGCCATCAGCTGGTCGGCCTGCTCTATGACGAGGCGCTGATGTGCCTGAGGCTCGCCGAACGGGCGATCGCGATGCGCGACTATGCCGCCAAGAGCGCGCGCATCACCAAGGCGCTGGCGCTGCTGTTCGCGCTCGAGGCCGGGCTGGATTTCACCCGCGGCGGCGAGGTCGCGCAGACGCTGTCGCGCTTCTATCGCGGCGCGCGGGCGGAGATCATGCAGGCAAGCGTCGACAATGACGCCGCGCTGCTGCGCGCGACCGCCGGGGCGATCGGCGAGATCGCCGCCAGCTGGCGTGCGATCGCGGGAGCCGGGTGACGGGAAGAGCGGCGCCGGGTGTTGTTTGTTTGGGAAGAACGGCACCGGGTGTTGTTAGCTGGGAAGAACGGCACCGGCCCGCTCCCCCACCCGGCCACCCATATGATACTGCCGTTGGGAGGCCGGGTGGGGAGTGGGCCGGTGCCGCCCCTCCGCCGTGAGGCGCAGCACGAACACGCCGCCCCGCGCCGGAAGGCGCGCAACAAATCAGCCGCGCAACCAACACCCCGTTCAGTCGAACAGCGACGAGACCGAGCTTTCATCGGCGATGCGCTTGATCGCCTCGGCGAGCAGCGGCGCGATGGTGAGGGTGCGGATGCGCTTTGCCTGCTGCACGGCTTCGGGCGGGGCGATCGAATCGGTGATCACCAGCTCGGTCAGCGCCGAGGCGTCGACGCGCGCCACCGCGCCGCCCGACAGCACGCCGTGGCTGACATAGGCGACCACGTCCTGCGCGCCGGCTTCACGCAGCGCGGCGGCGGCGTTGCACAGCGTGCCCGCCGAATCGACAATGTCGTCGACCAGGATGCAGAACCGGCCGGTCACGTCACCGATGATGTTCATCACCTCGGACTCGCCGGGACGCTCGCGGCGCTTGTCGACGATGGCGAGCGGCGCATTGTTCAGCCGCTTGGCCAGCGCACGGGCGCGCACCACGCCGCCGACGTCGGGCGACACGACCATCAGATTTTCCGCCGGCCAGCGCGCCAGAATGTCCGCCGACATCACCGGGGCGGCATAGAGATTGTCGGTCGGGATGTCGAAAAAGCCCTGGATCTGCCCGGCATGGAGATCGACCGACAGCACCCGGCTGGCGCCGGCGACGGTGATCAGATTGGCCACCAGCTTGGCCGAAATCGGCGTGCGCGGCCCGGGCTTCCGGTCCTGCCGGGCATAGCCGAAATAGGGGACGACCGCCGTGATCCGCTTGGCCGAGGCGCGCTTCAGCGCGTCGATGCAGATCAGCAGCTCCATCAGATTGTCATTGGCCGGAAAGCCGGTCGGCTGGATCACGAACACATCCTCGCCGCGGACATTTTCGTGGATTTCGACGAACACTTCCTCGTCGGCAAAGCGGCGCACGCTCGCCTCGGTCAGCGGCATTTCCAGATATTGCGCGATCGCCTGGGCCAGCGGATGGTTCGCATTGCCCGAAAGAAGTTTCATCGCCTTCGCCCCAACCACTGTCATGAACCTGTCGCCGAGCCCTTAGAGCCGCCCGGCCCGGAACGCAAAGCCCCGCAGCGCGGCCGATGCCTGCCAAAGCCGTGCCCCAAGCCGTGCCCACAGCCTTGCGTTGCGGCGCGCGGCTGCCCGGCCTAGACGCGGGGCATGACCGACAGCCTTGCCATCGCGATCTGCCAGACCGGCCAGCAGGTGGGTGATCTTGCCGCCAATGCCGAAGCGATGCGCGCCGCCCGCGCGCGGGCCGGCGATGCCGACCTGATCATTTTCCCCGAACTCCAGCTGATCGGCTATCCGCCCGAGGATCTGGTGATGAAGCCGGCGCTCATCGCCCGCGCCGAGGCGGAGCTGCAGCGGCTGGCCGCGCTGACCGCGACGCCGGGGCCGGCGATGCTCGTCGGATCGGTGCGGATGGAGCATGGCCAGCTGTTCAACGTCATCGCCCTGCTCGATCAGGGGCGGGTGGCGGCGGTGACCGCCAAGCATGAACTGCCCAACTACGGCACTTTCGATGAAAAACGCTGGTTCTCCCCCGGCCCGCTGCCGACGCCGATCGCGTTTCGCGGGCTGAAGCTGGGCGTCGCCATCTGCGAGGATATCTGGTTTCCCGGCGTCTGCGCGCATCTGGCGGCGGCGGGGGCCGACATCATCCTGTCGCCCCATGGCAGCCCCTATGAAATCGGCAAGGACGACCGCCGGGTGCGCGAGGTGGCGGCACGGCGCGTGGGCGAAACCGGGCTGCCGCTCATGTTCGTCAACCGCATCGGCGGGCAGGACGAGCTGGTGTTCGACGGCGCGTCGTTCGTGATGAACGGCGACGGCACGCTCGCCCATCAGCTGCCGGCCTTTGCCGAGGCGCTGGTCGTCACCCGCTGGACGCGCGGCGAGGCGGGCTGGCGCTGCACGCCGGGTGAGCGCGCGCCGCTCGATCCCTATCCCGCCGATGTCTATCAGGCGATGGTCGTGGCGCTGCGCGACTATGTGAACGCCAACCGCTTTCCCGGCGTCGTGCTTGGCCTGTCGGGCGGGATCGACAGCGCCCTGTCGGCGGCGGTCGCGGTCGATGCGCTGGGGGCGGAGCGGGTGTGGTGCGTGATGCTGCCGTCGCGCTTCACCAGCGCCGAATCGCTCGAGGATGCCGCCGAATGCGCGCGGCTGCTGGGCGTCCGGCTCGACACGGTCGGCATCATGCCCGCCGTCACCGCGTTCGAGGAGATGCTGGCCCCGCTGTTCGCCGGGCGCGGGCCGGATCTGACCGAGGAAAATCTCCAGTCGCGGGTGCGCGGCGTCACGCTGATGGCGCTCAGCAACAAGCATGGCCATATGCTGCTGACCACCGGCAACAAGAGCGAGATGTCGGTCGGCTATGCGACCATCTATGGCGACATGGCCGGCGGCTATTCGGTGCTGAAGGACGCTTACAAGACGACGGTGTTCGCGCTGTCGCGCTGGCGCAACGCCAACCGCCCGGCGCTTGCGCTCGGGCCGGCGGGGCCGGTGATGCCCGAACGGGTGATCACCAAGCCGCCCTCGGCCGAGCTGCGCGACAACCAGAAGGATGCCGACAGCCTGCCCGAATATGACGTGCTCGATCAGGTGCTGCACGCTCTGGTGGAAGAAGAGCTGTCGGTCGCCGAGGTCGCGGCGCGTGGCTTTGATCCGGCGATGGTCGCGCGGATCGAACGGCTGCTCCATGTCGCCGAATACAAGCGCCGCCAGGCCCCGCCGGGGGTCAAGCTCGGCACGCGCAATTTCGGCCGCGACCGGCGCTATCCGATCACCCATGGCTTCCGGAGCGAACGATGACCGTCACGCGTTTCGCGCCGTCGCCGACCGGGCGGCTGCATGTCGGCAATCTGCGCACCGCGCTGCACAACTGGCTTTATGCACGGCGCCATGGCGGGCGGTTCTGGCTGCGCATCGATGATACCGATGCCGCGCGCTCGACCGAGGCCTTTGTCGACGCGATCCGGCAGGATCTGGACTGGCTGGGCCTCGACCGCGAAGGCGAGGTGCGCCAGTCGGCGCGCACCGCGCTCTATGAGGCGCGCTTTGCCGCGCTGGTCGAACAGGGGCGCGTCTATCCCTGTTACGAGACGCCCGAGGAGCTTGAGCTAAAGCGCAAGATCCAGCTCGGCCGCGGGCTGCCGCCGGTCTATGACCGGGCGGCGCTCGCGCTTGATGCTGCGGCGCGCGCCGGGCTGGAGGCGCAAGGGGTGCGGCCGCACTGGCGCTTCCGGCTCGATCATGACCGGCCGATCGTCTGGGACGATCTCATTCGCGGGCCCCAGCGTTTCGATCCGGCACGGATCAGCGATCCGGTCATTCGCCGCGCCGATGGCAGCTGGCTCTATCTGCTGCCCTCGGTGATCGACGATATCGACCTGGGCATCACCCATGTCGTGCGCGGCGAAGACCATGTGTCGAACACCGCCGTGCAGGTGCAGATGTTTGAGGCGCTGGGCGCGGCCCCGCCCGCCTTTGCGCATGAGGCGCTGCTGGTGGGCGGCGAGGGCAAGCTGTCCAAGCGGCTGGGATCGGCGGATGCCGATCATTTCCGCGCCGCCGGGATCGAACCGGTCGCGCTGGCCGCCAAGCTGGCGCGGATCGGCACCAGCCTGCCGGTCGAGCCGGTCGCGACGCTTGCGCCGCTGATCGCGCGGTTCGATCTGGCGGGCTTTGGTCGCGCGCCGGCGCGGTTCGATGAAACCGAACTCGCCCGCCTGAACGCCCAGTGCCTGCATCTGATGCCGTTCGAACAGGTGGCGGACCGGCTGCCCCCGGGCATGGACGCGCGCGGCTGGGCGGCGGTGCGCCCCAATCTCGACACGCTTGCCGATGCCGACAGCTGGTGGGCGGTGGTCACCGGGCCGGTCGCCTGCCCGGCCGATCCCGCCGATGCCGATTATCTGCGCCGCGCCCTGGCGCTGATCCCCGCACTCGACTGGGCGGGCGCGCCCTGGGCGGGCCTGACCGCCGCGCTCAAGGCGGAGACGGGGCGGACCGGCCGGGCGCTGTTCCTGCCGCTCAGGCGCGCGCTGACCGGCCAGGATCATGGCCCGGACATGGCGGCGCTGCTGCCGCTGATCGGCCCGGCACAGGCGCAGGCGCGGCTGGAGGCGGCGCTTGGCTAAGCTCTATTTCTATTATGCGTCGATGAACGCCGGCAAATCGACGACGCTCCTGCAGGCAAGCTTCAACTACCGCGAACGCGGCATGGACACGATGCTGTTCACCGCCGCGGTCGATGACCGTTACCGGCCGGGGGTCATCACCTCGCGCATCGGGCTGGAATCGCCAGCGCATGTGTTCGGGCCGGACACCGATCTCTATGCGGCGATCGCCGCGCGGCATGGCGAGGCGCGGCTGGCCTGTGTGCTGGTCGACGAGGCGCAGTTCCTCACCCGCGCGCAGGTGTTCGCGCTCGCCGCCGTGGCCGATGAGCTGGGGGTGCCGGTGCTTGCTTATGGGCTGCGCACCGATTTCCGCGCCGAGCTGTTCGAGGGCAGCGCGCATCTGCTCGCCATTGCCGATGAGCTGATCGAGCTGAAGGCGGTGTGCGAATGCGGGCGCAAGGCGACGATGAACATGCGCATCGACGCGGCCGGGCGGCCGGTGATCGACGGTGCGCAGACCGAGATTGGCGGCAATGACCGCTATGTCGCGCTGTGCCGCCGCCATTTCATGGCGCGGGCGCGCGCGGCCGGCTGACCGGCCCCGCCCGACGCGGCGGCAGGCGCATGGTGGTTGCCGTCAGGTCAGCGCGCGCAGCCCCACCGCGCGGGTGACCGCCCGTTCCAGCTCGTCACGGGTAAAGGGCTTGATCAGCACCGGCGGACGGTCTTCGCGGTCGTGCAGCCCCATATAGCCGGTGACGATCAGCACCGGCATGTCGGGGCGGCTGGCGCCTGCGGTCGCGGCAAGCTGCAACCCGTTGATATCGGGCATCATATAGTCGGTGATCAGCAGATCGAACGGCTGTTCCTCGATCAGGGCGAGCGCCTCGCGCGCATGGCCTGCCTGGGCAACGCCGTGGCCCAGCTCGTCCAGCATCTCGGCGGTGCTCGCCCTGACCAGCGGCTCGTCATCGACCAGCAGCACATTGAGCGCCCGCCCCGGTTGCAGCCGCGCATGCGGGGCTGCCGCCGCCGGTCGCCGGGTGCCGGCGGCAAGCGGCAGCCACAGCGTGATCGACGTCCCCCCGCCCGGCTGGCTGGCGATGGCGAGCGCGCCGCCCAGCTGTGCGGCCAGGCCATGGACCATCGACAGGCCCAGGCCCGTGCCCTTGTCCTTGGTCTTGGTTGAAAAAAACGGCTCGACCGCCCGCCGCCGGGTTTCCTCGTCCATGCCGATCCCGGTGTCGCTGACCGACAGCCGGACATAGCGGCCCCGTGCCAGTCCCAGCTCGGCCGGTGCTTCGGCGGTCTCTGCAGCCGATGCCGCAATCGCGATCTGCCCGCCATCCGGCATGGCGTCGCGGGCGTTCACGCACAGGTTGAGGATCGCCAGCTCAAGCTGGTTGGGATCGGCGCGGGCCATCGGCAGATCGGGGGGAATGTCGACCGTCAGCCGGATCGTCGGGCCGATCGAACTTGCCAGCAGGTCGCGCATATTCTCGACCAGCGGGCCGATCGCCAGCGGCACCGGGTTGAGCGGCTGGCGCCGGGCAAAGCCCAGCAGCCGCTGGATCAGGGTGCGGGCGCGGTCGGCCGATTGCAGCGCCCCGGCGATCAGCCGGCCAAGCCGGGGATCCTCGCCAAGCCGCCGCTGCAACAGGTCGAGCGCGCCGGTGATCGGGGTCAGCAGATTGTTGAAATCATGGGCAATGCCCCCGGTCAGCTGGCCGATCGTCTCCAGCTTCTGGCGCTGGTGGAGCTGCTGCAGCGCGGCCTCGCGCTCGGCGACCGCCGCCGCCACCTGATCGGCAAGCGCGCTGTTCGCCCGGCGCACGGCATCCTCGGCGCGCAGCCGCTCGAGCGCCTCCCAGGTGCGGGCGGCGGCGTCTTCGACCAGCGCGATTTCCTCCGCCGTCCAGGCGCGGGGCTGGGCCGACTGCACATAGACGACCGTCGAGACGAGGCCCCGCGCATCAGCGGCACCACGATCATCGCCCGTGCCTCCATCAGCTTTTCCGCCCCCTGGGCGATGGCAGCGGTGCGCGGATCGGTGGCGAGATCGGCGACCACGAAGGTCCGCCCGGTCATCAGCTCGCCGCGCGCGACGCCGCGCAACGGGCCGTCGGCCCCGGCAAAGCTCCAGGGCTGATGGGCCAGCCGGGCCGCCACCCGGCCATGACCGGCAATCACCCAGGCGGTGCGGCTGGCGATGTCGATCTCCAGAAAGCCCGCGCTGTCCACGCCCAGCTCGCCGGCGATCATCGCGGCGATCGCCTCGGTCGCCGCACGTGTCGAGGTCGCGGTGCGCAGCTTTTCGGCCAGGCCGAGCTGGAACGCCTGGCGCAGTTCGGAGCGCTTGCGCTCGGTCACGTCGATGACGACGCCGATCGAGCGCGCCCCGTCCGCCGGGCCGATGATCACGCCCAGCGCCTGCATCCAGCGGATCTCGCCCGTGTCGGCGCGGACGATGCGGTGGGTGATTTCCCACGGGCCGGGATGCATCGCCGCCTCGGCCAGCCGGGTCGGCGTGCTGATCATGTCATCGGGGTGCAGCCGCGCCAGCCAGCCCTCGAGCGTCGCCCGTCCGTCCGGGGCGACCGGCAGCCCGAGCAGCTGGAACGCGGTATCCGACCAGATGATCGCCCCGGTCGCCAGGTCCATGTCGAACGTGCCGATGCCGGTGCCGGCGATCGCCAGCCGCATCCGTTCCTCGCTGGTGCTGAGCGCGCGTTCGGCCTGGGCGCGCTCCACCGCCTCGCGCGCGCGCTCCGCGACCAGCAGGGCAAGGTCGACATCGGCCTGCTGCCAGGCGCGCGGCTGGCGCTGATAGATTGCCAGCACCGCGACCAGCCGGCCATCGCGGACGATCGGCACATCGAGGATCGCGCGCACGCCAAGCAGGCGCACCTGCGTCGACACATCGGTGCGGTCGCCGATATCGTCCAGCATGATCGCCTGTCCCGCGGTCAGCCGCGCGACCATTTCCGGGCTGAAATCGCTGAGCGGGAAGCGGCCGAGCATGTCCGGCGTCTCCTCGCGCGCCCATGCGGCGTGCACCTCGGCCCATTGCGCGGTGGGATCGATTTCCCCGAAACAGGCATAGTCGGCGCGCAGATGCCGGCCGATACGCGCGGCGGCGGTGCGCAGCACCTCGACCGGATCGCCGATCCGGCGCAGCGCATCCGACAGATCGGCGCGGAACGCGATGTCGAGTTCCGCCCGTTTGCGCTCGGTGATGTCGGTCTGCATCGACAGCACGCGCAGCGGCCGCCCCTCGGGATCGCCGGTCACCCGCCCCCGGCTGACCAGCCAGCGCGTTTCGCCGGTGTCGCGGCGAACGATCCGGTATTCATGCTCGAACTCGCACGGGGCAGCGGCGTCCGCGGCCAGCCAGGCCCGCACCTGTTCGCGGTCGTCGGGATGCACGCGGTCGAGCCAGCTGGCCGAATAACGCTGCCGGCGGGGTGTGTCGGGCGGCATGCCGTGCAGCGCGATATATTCGTCCGACCGCCACACCATGCCGGTGCGCAGGTCGAGATCGACACTGCCCACCCCGCCGGCGGCCTGCACCAGCCGCAGCCGCTCCTCGCTTTCGCGCAGAGCTTCCGACAGTGCCCGGGCCTCTTGGGTGCCTTGCTCCATCATCCGTGCCGTCCCGCCCATCTGCCGGGGATGCTCCGCGCATGCTGGCGCGGATCGGCGGCCGGCGCTATCCCCTTTTCATGCCCCATCTCTATCTGGTCGACGGCTCCGGCTACATCTTCCGCGCCTATCACCGGCTGCCGCCGCTCACCAACCGTCATGGCGAGCCGGTGGGCGCCGTCTATGGCTATACCACGATGCTGTGGAAGCTCGCCGACGCGCTCCACAAGGCCGACGGCCCGACGCACATGGCGGTGATCCTCGACGCGAGCGGCGAATCGTTCCGCCACGGCATGTATGATGCCTACAAGGCCAACCGGCCGCCGCCGCCAGAGGATCTGGTGCCGCAGTTTCCGATGATCCGCGAGGCGACGCGCGCTTTCTCGCTGCCCTGTATCGAGGAAACCGGGCTGGAGGCCGATGATCTGATCGCCAGCTATGCCCGCGCCGCGCTGGCTCAGGGCTGGTCGGTCACCATCGTGTCGTCCGACAAGGATCTGATGCAGCTGATCCAGCCGGGTCTCGACCTGCTCGACACGATGAACAACCGCCGGCTGGGCGATGCCGATGTGGTGGAGAAATTCGGCGTGCCCCCGCACCAGCTGGGCGAGGTGCTGGCGCTGATGGGCGACAGTGTCGACAATGTCCCCGGCGTCCCCGGCATCGGCCCCAAGACCGCCGCCAAGCTGATCCAGGAGCATGGCGATGTCGAGGCGGTGCTCGCCGCCGCGCCGGGGATGAAGCCTGGGCGGCTGCGCGACAATCTGATCGAACATGCCGATGCCGCGCGCCTGTCGCGCGAGCTGGTGCGGCTGAAGGACGATGCCGCGCTCGCCCAGCCGCTCGACGCGCTGGCGCTCAAGGGCATTCCCGAGGGGCCGCTGCGTGCGTTTCTGGAGCATCACGGTTTTCGCTCGCTGCTGGCGCGGCTGGAAAGCGTCACCGACGCGGTCACCCCGTCCGGGGTCAGCCCGGCGCTGCCCGATGATCCGCCCTGCGATCACGGCGCCTATGAAACCGTGCTCGATCCCGCCGCGCTCGACCGCTGGATCGCGGAGGCGCGCGCGCAGGGGCATGTCGCCATCGACACCGAAACCGACAGCCGCGATGCGTTTCACGCCCGGCTGGTCGGGGTCAGCCTTGCGCTCGCCCCCAACCGCGCCTGCTATATTCCCCTTGGCCATGGCGGCGGCGATCTGCTGGGCGCGGATTTTCCCGCCCAGATCCCGCTTGCCGATGCGCTCGACCGGCTGCGGCCGCTGCTTGCCGACGACAGCGTTATGAAGATCGGCCACAATCTCAAGTTCGACATGGTCGTGCTCGCCCGCCACGGGATCGCGGTGCGGCCGTTTGACGACACCATCCTGATGAGCTTCGATCTCGATGCCGGGCTTGGCGGGCATGGCATGGACGAGCTGGCCGAGACGCATCTCCAGCACCGCTGCATCAGCTTCAAGGACGTGACCGGCAGCGGCAAAAAGGCGCTCGGCTTCCATCAGGTCGATCTGGCGACGGCGACCCGCTATGCCGCCGAGGATGCCGATGTCACGCTCAGGCTGTGGCGGCGCTTCAGCCCGCGGCTGGCGGCGGAGGCGGCGACGCGCGTCTATCAGATGGTCGACCGGCCGTTGGTGCCGGTGATTGCGGCGATGGAGCGGGCGGGGATCAAGGTCGATCGTGCGCGCCTTGCCGCGCTGTCGCGCGATTTCGCCCAGTCGATCGCGGGGATCGAGGCGGATGTGTTCGCGCTGGCCGGGCAGAGCTTTGCGATCGGCAGCCCCAAGCAGCTGGGCGAGATCCTGTTTGAAAAAATGGGCCTGAAGGGCGGGCGGCGCGGCAAGACCGGCATCTATTCGACCGATGTGACCGAGCTGGAGCGGCTGGCCGGTGACGGGGTCGAAATCGCCCGCCGGGTGCTCGACTGGCGGCAGCTGTCCAAGCTCAAATCGACCTATACCGATGCGCTGCAGGACTCGATCAGCCCCGAGGACGGGCGCGTCCACACCTCCTATTCGCTGACCGGGGCGCAGACCGGGCGGCTGTCCTCGACCGAGCCCAATCTGCAGAACATCCCGATCCGCACCGAGGTCGGCCGCCAGATCCGCGAGGCGTTCGTGGCCGAGCCGGGTCATGTGCTGCTGGCCGCCGATTACAGCCAGATCGAGCTGCGGTTGGCCGCGCACATGGCCGATGTGCCGGCGCTCAAGGCCGCCTTTGCCGAGGGGCAGGACATTCATGCGCTGACCGCGACCGAGCTGTTCGGTCATGTCGACCGCGACACGCGCGGCCGGGCCAAGACGATCAACTTTGCCATCCTCTACGGCATTTCGCGCTGGGGGCTGGCCGGGCGGCTGGGGGTGACGCCCGACGAGGCGCAGGCGATGATCGACCGTTATTTCGATCGTTTTCCCGGCATCAGCCGCTATATCGCCGACACGCTGACCAGCGCGCGCGCCTGCGGCTATACGACGACGCTGTTCGGGCGGAAGACGCATTTCCCGCGCCTGTCGTCGAAGAACCAGGCCGAGCGCCAGGGATCGGAGCGCGCGGCGATCAACGCGCCCATCCAGGGCACGAGCGCCGACATCATCAAGCGCGCGATGGTGCGGATGCAGCCGGCGCTCGACGCCGCCGGCCTGAGCGGCGTGCGCATGCTGCTGCAGGTGCATGACGAGCTGGTGTTCGAGGTGCCCGAAAGCGATGTGGAGGCAGCATCGGCGGTCATCCGCCGGGTGATGGAAAGCGCCGCCGAACCGGCGGTGCCGCTCAGCGTTCCGCTCGCGGTCGAGATCGGGCATGGGCCGAGCTGGGGCGCTGCGCATTAGCGCGTCTGCCGGACGGGGGATGCCGGAGCGTATCGTTTACCGTCCGTAAGCCATCAGCGCGGCAGGCAGCCGGAGGGCGCGTCTGGCTGCCCGGGCGCGGATGGAGATGCATATGGACGCCAGAGGCACATTTGCGCTCGGCCCCGATGGCCAGGGCGGCGGGGCGGCCGCCCCGGCGCGCGCGGCCGGGTGCGCCGGCTGCCGCGACGGCCAGTCCTTTCCGGTCGATTTCAGCATGGCGTTCCAGCCGATCATCGAGCCGGCCGGCGCCCGGGTCTTTGCCTATGAGGCGCTGGTGCGCGGCCCCGTCGGCACCGGTGCGGGCGAGATACTGGCGGTGGTCGACGAGACCAATCGCTATGCCTTTGACCAGCGTTGCCGCGTGCGGGCGATCGAGCTGGCGGCGCGGCTGGGGGTCGCCGATCAGGGCGCGTTCGTGTCGATCAACTTCATGCCCAATGCGATCTACCGGCCCGAACTGTGCATCCGCACGACGCTGGAAACGGCGCGGCGCGAACGGTTTCCGACCGAAAACATCATTTTCGAGTTCACCGAGGATCAGCAGATCCGCGAGCCCGAACGCATCCGCATGATCCTGCGCGCCTATCGCGAAATGGGCTTCAGGACCGCGATCGACGATTTCGGTGCGGGCTATGCGGGACTGAACCTGCTTGCAGACTTTCAGCCCGATTTCATCAAGATCGACATGGGGCTGATCCGCGGCATCGATCATGACCGGAC from Sphingomonas changnyeongensis encodes:
- a CDS encoding EAL domain-containing protein translates to MDARGTFALGPDGQGGGAAAPARAAGCAGCRDGQSFPVDFSMAFQPIIEPAGARVFAYEALVRGPVGTGAGEILAVVDETNRYAFDQRCRVRAIELAARLGVADQGAFVSINFMPNAIYRPELCIRTTLETARRERFPTENIIFEFTEDQQIREPERIRMILRAYREMGFRTAIDDFGAGYAGLNLLADFQPDFIKIDMGLIRGIDHDRTRRAIVSGIVLVCQRLGVRVIAEGIETAAEYRCLADLGIDLFQGYFFARPAFEVLPVPLMPAPDIA